A window of Rosa rugosa chromosome 7, drRosRugo1.1, whole genome shotgun sequence genomic DNA:
TATAGACTACAAAACAAAATTCAGGATTtgcaaaattcagaaaactatAGACTGCAACCAGTCAGACACAGGATTTGCAACTCACAACACCCACTGACCCAATCGAACAAATTTCACAAAACCCACTGACCCAATCGAACAAATTTCACAAAACCCACTGACCCAATCGATCTTCACGAACTCAACTGTAAGTTCACAAACCCAATCGAACAAATTGAACTCCTAATCGGCTAATCCTACACATGTAATCTCACAATCCCaatcaaacaaatcaaaattgcaaaacCATCGGCAATGAAATCGAAGTTTGTCTATAAAGTATAAATTGCAAAACTGTAAGAAACTAAGAATCCATGGCTTACATTTGCAGTCTCGGTGACCAGGAAGGTAGGAACTTTGGGAAATTGGGAATGGGTCGGTGTCTCGGTGATGCTTATGAGCTGAATTGATGGAGCCTGGAGGAGTGGAGGTGAATTGCAGAATTGGGAACCCTCAGTCGGTGAACGGATGAGTTGCCGATTAGGTCAAAAACCGAGAGGAATGACCGAATGAGTAGTGAAGGAAAGGGAAGGAATGACCGAGAGCCTGAAGTAGTGAAGGAAAGGTGGAGACTCGAGACTTCGAGAGGAATGACCGAATGAGTTGCAGATTAGGTCAAAAACCGATTgaaaaataaggaaaataaaataagttTTAATACATCGGGACGGGTCGGGCCTTTGAGGGATTTCTTCGAACCAAACCGAAACCCGTCCCGTTaaaacgggacgggacgggacgggcctAAATAGTAAAATTTGAAGTTTCAAACCCGTCCCGTCCCGGCAGTTTTCGGGACGAGACCGGGTCGGGTTCAAGTGCCCACCCCTAGTTGAGAGGCCAATTCATTTGGGACTCATTACTTCGAATCAGCACGGAAGACGCTAAAAGGAGTGTTCAAAACTGTTTTTGACAGTGCGAAAAACGCTTCTAAGAAACGTCTCTCTTTCTTCGAGACTTCGAGTCATGAAAACGTTAGCTTATTCGGAGCTGACATACTGACAAATCTTGAATTCTGTAACGTTTTTACAGACTAACTTTGAGCATTTTACAAGAATAGATTCATTACAATGTTATCGAACATATAAAAGAATACATTTATAAAGAATACATTCATGAAGGGATAACCATAACACAAATCAAAGATAATTGTCTGAAACCCATGATAGGCTAATACAAAAAAATGGGACACAGATGTATGCTTTTCAACATTCATCACTGTATACAAGACTTAATACTTGTCATATAAGAAAATTTCCATCTAGAAGTCGTATAAGCATGTTACATTGCGAGACAATGTATGTATGCCAAAACGACTAATTTGTTGAGTtattttcatcatcatcatcattacaAAGATAAGGACATATATAATCTGTCTATAATAGGATAGCACCGAGATTCATTGCTCGCACAAACAACTACCGCCTGAGGCTCTCCACAATGTAGTCCGCATAAAGGTCCCTATACATCAGAACAAAGATTTTGAGAGATTAAGACCATACTCCATGAATGTAAATTGATTCCAATTAAGCATCTAAGAGTGTGACTCTTTCCAAAGATGAGTGATGTACACATGGAGTCTAACTTATGAACTAATATTCAAAATGCTTGAACTTCAGGATATGTCAAATGAAATTGAGGCCAAAGCATGCAATTTTGTATCAAATTTCTTATAGAACCAGAACTGAAAAAACTTGAAACAAAGAAAGTTACTTATGATGCAGATGTAATGGAAGCAATAATTCTCTAATTTTATGCAGCAATCCTACAGCAAATCATTAACACTTACATGGACTGCTGGATACTTTCAAAGGCAGCAGATGCAGGGAGAAAGTCGTCAACTAAAACCTCCTTGTTCTCATTTTTCTTGTctgttattgtttttgttaaggaAACATTTTATATTCATAGAGCTTTGGAGAAAGAACATAAAATAAACCATAGAAATATACTTTCTATACAAGTAAATTTTAAGAAGGATACAGTCCTCAAAGAAGCGACGGATCTCAGCCAAACGATGTGGTGGCAGCTCCTTGATGTCATTGTAGTGACGGTATTCAGGATCATCAGCACAGACAGCAATGATCTTGTCATCTTTCTCACCCTGTTTTCATAAGAAGTTAGAAACCCATGGAAAGTATAAGAGAACAATAATTGCTGTCTGACTATGTACCTGATCAATCATGGGCATCAGGCCAATAGCTTTAGCCCGAAGAAAGCATCCAGGAAGAACTGGCTCCTGTCAGTTTTTGCAGAATCACAATAGATCAGATACAAGGAACGGCTTTGAAATAAACACACAAAGGATTCAGAAAATGTGGAAATCTAATTATAGATTACCCAATGATTCACTAGCACGGCTTATGCATGGGTGAAAGGTATCTCACAAACTTTTTGATATGTGTATATTGATGAGACAAATTTATGATTTTATTGGAGGGAACACATCAGACATGGATGGGGTATGTATGTTCCCAACTGGTTGAAGGTCATTtcaaaatgcacaagaccaTGTCCCCATTGTGCGTGATTCACAAACAAAAATTCCAAAAACATAACTTGCAAGGGAAATAAAGCCTAAATTACCTGCATAATAATCAAGACATCCAAGGGGTCATTGTCCTCACAAAGCGTACGGGGGATGAAGCCATAGTTGTGAGGGTAGACAACAGATGAGTACAGTATACGGTCAACCTGTATATACAATCACCAGTTAGCAAACATACTTTACTTATACTAGAGGTACCAGAAGATAAGTGGAACAGATATTTACCTTGATAAGTCCAGTTTTTTTGTCAAGTTCATATTTCACCTTGCTTCCTTTTCCGATTTCTACCACCTGCATGGATTTTGTTTCCCGAAGGACAATGGTGAGTAGGATTCCACACATAAAACAAATTGCAATTCATAGTTTGACAATTTTACTGAACAAGTAATTGCTTCTGTTAGGTTGCAATAGATCAAATGATTATTAATGTTCAGAGTACTTACACAGTTAAAGATCTTTGGAGTATCAGGTCCTGCATTTAAATGACAAAAGATATGTCCACATAGGTTAATAACAATTAAAGAAAGACAGCAGGCTAAAATGGTTGACAAAAGCTATGCTTACCTATTTCAAGATCATGCCAAGGGTGTGCAGCTATAGACCTCCTGGTCATGGAAGAAAGTATCCTCTCATTAAGAGGTGGATGTGAGGAATAATGGTTGCTACCCTTGTGGGGAGTCTCGGTAACTTTCTTAGGAACTTCAGCAACTTTCTTAGGAATTTCAGTCACTTTTTGGGGAATCTCAGTAACTGTTTGAGTAGCCTCAATGGGTGGAACCATTACTACAAGATAGAACACATGAAGTTATCAGAAGACGAACTACATTAGCTGCTATCAGGTATTTGACAAAGCAAAGTTTGTGAAATATGTTTTACAAGGATCATTCCTCGCAAGCATTTAATACAATTTCAAAAAGTTAAAATCTATAGCAACTGACCAAACAAATAAAATGTACAAGGTTAGCGTATCTCAAAAGTTGAGTAAAATCACAACAAAATTCTCATATGCAATGAAGCAcctcatatatatacacagcAATATATACATACACTCATGATGCGGGGATAAAGAAGTAAAATCTGACGATCGCATAAAACTAAGACTATATGTGAAGGACCTGAGCTATCAGATCCAAATGACTCTAGGAGGTGGATAAGCAGAACGAAAGGAGAAGAATCAATTTCACgtaccaaaaccaaaaattccAACACCTCCAAATTTTGTAAAGCCACTGTTTTCACTTCCAAAATCTAAATTCCAATAAAGTTGTCAAAAAAATTCAGATAAAAACGCTTCCAGCAAAAGCATTCATTCAACACTAAACCGAGTCTCCGAGCAAATGAAACTGCACGGAGCCTATTTAATCTAAATATCCAGCGAAACCGAGTCAGATCTGCCAAAACTTAGCTGTAAAATTACGAAACTAGCTTTTAATCCACACAACACAAAGTCTCCATGAACACTCACACCAAAAACACTGCTACCTCTCGACACCTAAAAACTGTGATCTCATAAAATCATCACAAATCTCGCAGAATCGTCTTCAATAGATATAAATAAGTAACAGACGCAAACTAGGAGACAAACCGCGTGTACAGGAAAAACGCACTCAacgcggaaaaaaaaaaaacaaaaatcagatCCACTAGCACAGTAAAACGACGGTAGAATCAGCTCAAAACGCGCCATAAATTCAACAAAACGACGCTAAAATCAGCCATAGATGCTGGAAAAAGCGATTAATCAAGTCTCCggaaaaaaagaaagtaaagaaaaaacGCACCTGCAAAGGATCGGAGCAAACAGCAAAGCCTCGCcggagacgaagaagaagaagaacagcaCAGATCTCAAAGAGAGAGGAATGGGAATGGAGTAGTTATGGGGCGCTCAAGTAGAGGAGGAAAGCAATAAGGAGGAGCTGTACGTGTTCCCgctctctttcttctccccCATTTAAAGgcgagaaaaaaaaattaaacaaggaATTTTAATTTTCTCCCCCTGTGAAATTGGAAAAATGCCTATAGCATCCGCATATTCTGGCCAACCGAATATAACGTGTTTCCAGCTGGACTCGTTCCCTTACGTGTCAAATCCTCACTGGCCACCACTGGACCCCACTTCGGACAAAGACGGTGTTCCTAACGGTCGTGTAGCGCATCTCTTTTTCTCGCTCGCCGCGATATCGTGAATTCGACGGTGGCTAGGTCTGAGCTCCAATCCCATACCCGACGGACCACGCCCATCTCGCGTGGTCCGCAGTCTATTTCTAATTAAATCCTGCCACGTCACCGGTGGGGCTGGGAGGAGGGTGGTGATTGGCGGGGGAGGAGTGTCGTAGAAGCAACGTGGACGATTGTGGGGGTATCGTTTCCTTTATCTTGGGCATGCGGATTGTGCGGAAgaggtgtgtgtgtgtaggaATGCCTATCCATTACTCCTCCGAGAAAAGTTTGACTTTTTTACCTACCAGTCTTTGTTAAATCCGGTAATTAAGATTTTTCAATGTTGGATAAGGCAATAAATTATCACCGTTCCGACTGCTTTAAATGTTGGTCTTCTTTGAGGATATGGTCGATTTTCTAGAAACATTAAGCATGGGCTTTACTACCGTGACTTGACCTAGTCAGTGTTTGAGGACTTGTTCTTCATGGCAGCCAACTACGTACCATTTGTTCCATTAGGGTTGATCTTGTTTTCTCCCTTAATATATTAAGCAACAAATTAATGAATTAAATTTTAGGTCATTTAGTGCGATTATAATTAACAAATCTTTAATTTACAATCTCATATTAGTACAGTATCTTAAATAATGAATTTCGTAATGGATTAAAATTTTCTTAATGAATTTTTCATTTGAAGGTGATTATGATCGTGAACGGTTTCGGCCGTAGAAATGTAAGATGAGGTTTTGTTAATTATAACAAGACCTCATGAAAATTAGCCTTCCATATTTGTTGATAATTGGATAAGATATACATGCATGAATTTAGATGTTGTGCACATCTATTTAAAAGATTTGCGAGTTTCCCGTTAACAATAATCGAACAAAAAGGTAATTATTAAATTTTAAATGAGGAATGCTAGCAATCTTCCCCTCTAATCTTTCTCTTTCTACCTTTTCCATTAATTGCATGCCACGTGTATTCCACTAtctaaaaaatttaaataattaatacaATTAAAAGACAAGTTTTCACTTCCCCTCTTTACccttatttaatttcacatgcatttaattaagtaattaattttagtttctcaacttttttttttgttttgtgaatCCTTTTTATTTGCAATTTATATTACTTTTGTAGGCTTACGTATGTATTTACATAAGAAATACGTACATATATATTTAAGAACATACATACTTCaaattttttccaaaaaaaaagaaaagaattgaaaCCAAAAAAATGGCCAAACGTTTGCTTtacttatatacatatatcaaagaaaatgttaaaaaaaaaatttatataatcATCTAATCTAACATGTGTTCTAACgagaaggaaaaacaaaacGTTTGCAGCTGCCATGTCAGTGAGTTTTaccattttgtttttttgttttttttgtttctttttattttctgtgggttttatataaaaaaaatgtcaaaaaaagaCTCGGTATTATGGAACATGAccaaataaatgaaagaaaaattttcATTGAAAAACTTAGGAAatataagaaatgaaaaaaaagttagaaaaacaaaagagtcaagagttttttttttcatattaatAGAGAGCATTTAATAAAGTCAAACATAAATAAGGGCAAAACATGGAATTAAATTAGTTATTTTTTTAAGGTAGTAAATACATAGATTGTAATCATAAATGAATCCACATGGCACAAGATAAGTGGGAAAGGTAGGAGAAATTTTTCTATGCTACCGAGAGAGGGTATTCTAGAGAAATTGGTGTTCAACATGGATCTGAGTTGGCAACAAAATCCACATGGGAGTTTTTCATAGGGCCGTCACATATCCATTTGGTATGACGGTAGCATGGAAAAATTTCTCGAAAGGGGTAGAAAGGAAAAGATTTGAGGGGAAGGTTGCTAGCATTCCTCGTTTTAAATATAAGCATGTAATTTTATAAATCACAAGATACTTGATATAAGATACTCGAGAATAGTGCATATCTGGTCACTGCGCAATTGTCTACTTTAGAGGAGCCAAAGCAACCAATTAAAGGTAATGAAATTCTTCACTTGCGCTTTTGTCAAACGATAAAACAAAAACGTAAGCTTTTACAACATCTTAAGTCATTGATTTAGTTGTATTTACATTGCCTTTTATCATCGCAACTATTTTTCTTTGAACAATTTGACAAACACCTCGCATCCGAAACCCGAAGAAAATGCTTGACCTCAAACGTCCTGTCTCCTACTTTGCTTATTAGGACAGTGATGCAATCACCAATGACCAAATAGAAGAATATATATGGTATCTTCGTCGATTCGTCCTATGCCATTATACAGTTTGGCATAAGAATCTTActtgcacaatttcaattcgACTTTTCCTTATCTGCAAGAATCGATACTTCGGGATTCATACGCCAGTTTTCCTTTTCAGAATTTCTTACtttgatttttcttcttttggctTTAAAGATGCATACCAATTTTGAAGTTTCTTTGATCGAGTTTCCTTACCGACAAGACAAGATTCCTCTTAGCGGCCATCTAAGTACCATATAAGAATCTTTTAtgtaatttaaataaatattacaTAGTTATAATTTAACGGTCAAATGATTAAATATAAATTAGAGTTTTAAGACAAATTTAATTTAAATCCTTGAATCCTCATTGAATTACTCGGAGAATTGAGGTCACATGTTATTCGTTTTTGGTTATTATTGTCAAAAGCAATTTTGCTTAAGAAGCTctttgagaagaaaaataaagttACAAACTTTGTCCAAAgtccaaagagaaaagaaaaatcatggGCTAGAAGTGCTCAAGGCACTTGTCGATAAAGTGCGCAAAGATGAACAATTCTCTTCAAAGcactaaaaataaaattagcACCTATTGGACTGCTAGATtcttaaattaaataaaattttttttttgagctaaAATATGATTGGAGAGAGCAGAGCCTCCCATCCTGATTTATTAAAAGAGCTGGATGATACACACAGAAGAAGGGAGGACATCGCCCATACCCCTagccaaaaaaatatatatatatatatgctaaaGAGGTTCTAACCCCTAGTCGATCAACACTTATCTTGCTCAAAAATTTATGGTTATAATAGAATGAAGTACACCCGTTTTATATATTTGCAACGTAGGTTAAGAGTCATGTTATCAAATTAACATTCAAATTCACCAAACAATTAAAAGCGTAGTGATAAAGATTTTGGAATCCGATGATGCTGGGACCATATATGATGGCCGATGTACGTAAAAACTCTATTACTTttacggtgcgtttggatgagaaaattataaaatccataggaatttataaatgatggaatctttaactccatcaatctaaaattccattaattgcaatttctattgtttggttgcatctatttaggatttgaaatgtgtaataaattaagaaagtttaaaacaaataaaaagataaaatagaaaaaagtcttgttttagaaataaaaattgaatactgcaaaggaattcgtaaatgacatctattttgatggaaattgaagtgaggaatttaaataacgaattccttcgtttttttctacaaagaaatttaaaatttccaatctgataatgccaaacgagggaattggcttttaggaattatgaaatcctcactttcaattaaattccatcattttttccctcatccaaacacactcttatgGTATCTGACTTAAAATTAATCACAGACAgtaaattaatatatttaatttctTAAAAGATAACATATTATATTCAAACATATATATGTAAGAAAGAGGCATGTTATAGGCCGAATATAACCAAAACGTAATGTAACATCAATCAAATGCTCCAAAAAGGAAgtgagagaaaaaaagaagaaagaatgtTAGTTCATTCTCTCGTGTGGTGCACTTTCAATGCCCAAATGGGCGATTCTAAACTACTAGCAAATCTCTCTCCCTCAAGCAACGACTGTAATTGGATCTGGCCGACACATCAAAATAAATAGACAGGTAAATAAACAATCAATAATTTTATTAtacagaaaaattaaaaagggtCCAGATGGAATtgccttagagcaactccaacagcttccctataatttctgtattataagGAAGCAacagtcaaagctttagcctatttttcttctccaactccaacagattccctattttacaacaatctctaaaatctctatattcttctttaaaattttagagtttgctgtaaatataggaaatttgattttctctttcctcactttccctaaaatagggatagttatagagaatctgttggagcaaaagaggcttatttttccctaaagtagagaaaaatcaaaatatagggaatctgttggagttgctcttagtagCTTAGATATTTAGGAAGGGTGGGCATGTGCAACCgctaaa
This region includes:
- the LOC133720687 gene encoding soluble inorganic pyrophosphatase 4-like; translated protein: MVPPIEATQTVTEIPQKVTEIPKKVAEVPKKVTETPHKGSNHYSSHPPLNERILSSMTRRSIAAHPWHDLEIGPDTPKIFNCVVEIGKGSKVKYELDKKTGLIKVDRILYSSVVYPHNYGFIPRTLCEDNDPLDVLIIMQEPVLPGCFLRAKAIGLMPMIDQGEKDDKIIAVCADDPEYRHYNDIKELPPHRLAEIRRFFEDYKKNENKEVLVDDFLPASAAFESIQQSMDLYADYIVESLRR